The stretch of DNA GTGAGCTTCTTCCGGCAGGCTGGTGAGACGGTCTCCGAGGGTGATCCGTTGGCCAGCGTCCACTACTTCTCCGACGAGCAGCCTGATCAGATGGTCGGAAACACGCTTCTCGCACCGGCTTCGGGCACCTTGCTGGAAGCCTCCACCGCAGACGGCGACACCGTGCAGGCCGGCGATCAGCTCGCCGTCATCGGCGTACGCCGAAGGGCCGCCGAGAGATCTGCACAAAACGTTGTGAACATGCCCAACATCGTCAAACCGTCATTCACCAGCAGCGTGAACGAATGGCACAAAGCAGTGGGGGACACCGTCGCCGTAGACGAACCACTGGTCGGCATCAGGTTCTTCAACACCACCACCGACGAAGTGTTGATCTCCGAAATCCGTTCTCCGGTGCCCGGCGTGCTGATCGAGATCGACAAAGTCGTCGGAGAAGCGGTCGAACCCGGAACGCAACTCGCCATCGTCGCGGACACGCTCACCGGCGAAACATCCACCCTCACCGGCTACAGCGTTGGATTTGACTACTGCATAGTCAATTTCGATCGGCCATGGTGGGACGAGGTGTTCCTCACGTCGCCTGATTGGTCGATGCCCGGTTTTCAGCGCGGCCAGATCGCCAGCGGAAGTGCCGCGAACACCGCTTCAACAGCCATCACGCTGATCACTGTGGGCATGGTGGTGTTGCGCAACCTCAAGATCACAGCCCGCTGGACCGATGAGGAACGCGATCAACTCACCAGCGGTGCACTGAATCTCGGACCTTTCAGTCTCACCGGCGCGGATGTGAACAACCAGACCCTCACGCGGGCCGGCATGCAAACTCTCGCCTGGATCTGTCAGGTTCCGCCGATCCTCCCACCGAGCTGATCGGCGAATCCTTTGTCGCGAGCGGGAGATCGGCTCACTGCCCGCCAGCCTCGCGCCTCGCTTCGGACAACAGTTGACAGACCGTCAAGGCCATTTCAATATCAGCGATGCCCTCCGACATTCTGAATTCGTCGAACGCCTGGTCTGCTGCCCGCTGCAGCGGCTCCAGCGCGGCTGCCCTCGTTGCCTGATCGGCCTGGGCCAGATGTGCTAGTTCGACCGCGTAGGCAACATTGGCCTCCTGCCAGTCCATCAAGTTTGACCGATAACGCCTGTAGTTTGCGGTCTCGACGCGGTTCTCTTGCACGCTGCCCGTGAGGGGTTCACTGACCTGCTGGTCCTCGTAGAGCACTGCGAAAGCCTTCAGCAACTCCGATCGCTCGGTCATCGGCGTCTTCTCCTGCTGTGATCGCGGAACGGTTGGGTCAGCCACTACACCGAATCCGAAACCGTTGCGCCCGAGGGTGTCCGGGGCATCTTTTCGATTTCGCCTCTGAGGTAGTCGCGCAGGTCCTTCACGAGGTTCAGGTCGGTCTCACTGGCCAGCACCGCGTCGAACGCTTCGGCGGCGTAGGGCGGCGCAGGCGATTGCGCACCACCGATGGTCGCCAGCGTCGTGGTTTCCTGCTCGTTCAGGCCGACATCGGTCAGCAGGCGCAAGATTAATTCGGCGCCATCCAGGCGCCCCCACAGGTAGTCGTTCTGGCGGTATCGGGTCGCGAAGAATGCCGCAAAGTGCTTGACGGGTAAGCCTTTTAGCTTCGCGGGCGGCTTCTCGTCCCCCCGTGATGACCGCAGCGTGCCGTGCTTCTCCTCGATGGGCGGTTTCAGCGCGGTGGCGTTGATCGGGCTGAACTGCGCCACCGGGATCGGGCTGAACTGCGGAACATTGGACAACGAGATCGTCGGAAACAGCATCCCGTCCCACAGCGGAAACCCCAGATAGCTACTCACCAGCGTTGTCTTGGCTTCCTCCGTCCAGTCTGGGCTGGCGGTGTGATCGGCGAAGGCGCTGCGCAGCTGGTCGCTGTCGGTGGTCAGTCCGCTCACCTTCTCTTTGTACTTTTCCAACAGCACCTCAAAGTCGTTTGCGCGGTGTGCCGCGAAGTCCTTGGGATCGGCCCTGACGGCAATCTCGTCGGCGATGTCGAGGAAGCTGAGCGCGCCCTCGGCCTTCAGCGCGCCGACCGCATCAGCTGTGCCGCTTCGAATGTGGCCGACCAAATCCCACACGATCATCTTCAACGTGTCCAGGTCGGCTCTCGGCGGGGCGACTGCGGTGTCATACATGGCGTTGATTCCGTTGATGATGAACAGCAGGCGCCGCTGCCGGTAGAGCATGTCGGTGGCGTCCAGCAGATCGCGAAGCTTTGCCCGATCCGTCCAGTCCTGCGCGCGCGCCCACTCGATCCACGCCGCGGCGATGAAACCCGCCGCGTTGGACGGGCTCGGGCACTGAAGTGTCCAGCAGATGTCGGCCGAAAGCTGTTTGAGCACAGCCTCCAACCGCAGCAGAAGATAGGTAGGCCAGATAGGTTCGAGTGACGTTTCGGCCCGTGTGTAGACCCTGTTCGAGGCGGACTGGATATCAGCAGGGGCCAGCTCCTGGACCAGCTCGGCGGTGGTCTGGGCCGACAGCAGCGTCACCCCGGCGGATCCGCCGCCACCCGTCTCGTTCCACACCTCAGCCAGTGCGACCCGCGTCTGTTCGGCGACGTATTGCTCTTGTTGTTCGGAGATCGCGCGAACCTCGGCGATGCGCCAGTTCAGGTCGCGCAGGCGAGCCAGGTCCGTCAGGATCGGGTGACTACCGCGGACACCGCTGACGGCCAGCAGGTCCTTCAGCCACCGCCGCTTGGGTCTGGCTGTATCAGCTGTGCCGCCGACGTGCGCATACAGCGCCTGCCCCGGGTCGGGCTCGACATACACGAGCTGACGCGTCACCTGCCTTTGCGCCTGGCGTCGGGCGATCGCATCGATGACGAGGTCGAACGGCGCATTGTCGAGCACACCGCCGTCGACGAAATAGACGTCCTTGGCCGCCGCCCACGCCTGCTGCGCGGCGGCCTGCTCATCGAGTTGCGTTGCGCTACTGCGTGATCCGTACGGGCGCAGGAAAAGTGTCTTCGGGTGGATCCTGACATCGACATCCGCGGTGCCGGGAAGCATCTTGGTGACTTCCTCGACGAACGACTGGGGGCTCACGGGTGCGAAGGCACCCGGAAAGCTCGAGGTGGCGCGTCCGGCGAAGGCGAGGTCGGCGGTGTAGGAAGGGCCGAATTGTTCGAGCTTATGCTCATCGTCGGCTTCCTCGTTGCGGCTGAACACCATGACCTGGCGGAAGTCGTGGTCGCGATTGCTCGCGCCACCTGCACCCGAGGCCACTAGGGCGTCGTAACCCAGGAGATCGGTTGTCGGTACATACAGTTCGAGGCCGGCGGCGATGTCCGGCAACAACGAGGGGGCGTCGGACAGCGGCGGGCTGTCCTGCATCTTGCTGAGAGCCGTGAACAACAGCTTCGACATGTACTCGCCCTTCAGAGGCGAGGAGTTGCCGAGGGCGTGGAGCAGCTGGCGGCCGACCGTCAGTGCGACCTGCAGGGTCAGCGGCACCTTGGAAGGTCC from Mycobacterium sp. JS623 encodes:
- a CDS encoding patatin-like protein, with translation MTDDGAAAAAAAEPTTELRLALVCYGGVSLAVYMHGVTKELHKLICAARAFDRDSENNPFDEGQTEAVYFEALQSISMAGRKLSVSIDIIGGTSAGGINGIALSRALAYNVDMEPLKNVWLNQGDIRQLLRGPSKVPLTLQVALTVGRQLLHALGNSSPLKGEYMSKLLFTALSKMQDSPPLSDAPSLLPDIAAGLELYVPTTDLLGYDALVASGAGGASNRDHDFRQVMVFSRNEEADDEHKLEQFGPSYTADLAFAGRATSSFPGAFAPVSPQSFVEEVTKMLPGTADVDVRIHPKTLFLRPYGSRSSATQLDEQAAAQQAWAAAKDVYFVDGGVLDNAPFDLVIDAIARRQAQRQVTRQLVYVEPDPGQALYAHVGGTADTARPKRRWLKDLLAVSGVRGSHPILTDLARLRDLNWRIAEVRAISEQQEQYVAEQTRVALAEVWNETGGGGSAGVTLLSAQTTAELVQELAPADIQSASNRVYTRAETSLEPIWPTYLLLRLEAVLKQLSADICWTLQCPSPSNAAGFIAAAWIEWARAQDWTDRAKLRDLLDATDMLYRQRRLLFIINGINAMYDTAVAPPRADLDTLKMIVWDLVGHIRSGTADAVGALKAEGALSFLDIADEIAVRADPKDFAAHRANDFEVLLEKYKEKVSGLTTDSDQLRSAFADHTASPDWTEEAKTTLVSSYLGFPLWDGMLFPTISLSNVPQFSPIPVAQFSPINATALKPPIEEKHGTLRSSRGDEKPPAKLKGLPVKHFAAFFATRYRQNDYLWGRLDGAELILRLLTDVGLNEQETTTLATIGGAQSPAPPYAAEAFDAVLASETDLNLVKDLRDYLRGEIEKMPRTPSGATVSDSV